One part of the Dyadobacter sp. 676 genome encodes these proteins:
- a CDS encoding PfkB family carbohydrate kinase, producing the protein MDQSRINQILEKISAVRVAVYGDYCLDSYWVMDDRTSEVSIETGLQALAVARHYYTPGGAGNVVANLAALRPAEIRVIGVVGNDMQGRELTAQLRQLGADTGALIIQPENFNTYSYLKRLIDGQEEPRIDFGVYNERSIETDRQLVAALEKALQECDALIFNQQVTGSITNAAFIDDVNRLFERYHDKIVMLDSRHFNDRFRNTCLKCNDREIASLNGHDVAPGENVPVNEVKRYGTEIFGRYHKPVFVTCGERGIIAFDREGYHEVPGIQLKGKLDTVGAGDTAISAITLCLAAGLSPAEAAQFGNFAAAVTVQKLFTTGTATGGEIAAVAKDPDYIYNADLAENERAATYYPETEFEICVPEVLEKLGHIRYAVFDHDGTISTLRQGWEEIMEPVMMKSILGDQYDTVDAGTFHKVQAECKAFIHKTTGIQTIYQMEGLVNLVREFGFVPEDQILDKFQYKEIYNDGLMEMVSKRMEKLANGELGQEDYTLKGAVEFLKQLKERGVTMYLASGTDVDDVKNEARMLGYADLFDGGIYGALRDYTKFSKKMVIEKIIRDNNLQGKELAVFGDGPDEIREGRRAGGISVGITSNEVQRFGHNPAKRPRLVRAGAQLLIPDFSQHKKLISLLFQESENYAEA; encoded by the coding sequence GTTTCCATCGAAACCGGCCTGCAAGCCCTGGCCGTGGCCCGGCATTACTATACGCCCGGCGGCGCAGGGAATGTCGTAGCCAACCTTGCCGCCCTGAGACCGGCGGAAATCAGGGTTATCGGGGTAGTTGGCAACGATATGCAGGGACGCGAACTCACGGCGCAACTCCGGCAACTTGGCGCCGACACCGGCGCTTTGATTATCCAGCCGGAAAATTTCAACACATATAGTTATCTCAAACGCCTTATCGACGGCCAGGAAGAGCCGCGCATCGATTTCGGGGTCTATAACGAAAGGAGCATCGAAACCGACAGGCAACTTGTCGCCGCGCTGGAAAAGGCGTTGCAGGAATGCGACGCATTGATTTTTAATCAGCAGGTAACAGGCAGTATTACCAATGCGGCGTTTATCGACGACGTAAACCGGCTTTTCGAGCGATATCACGACAAAATCGTGATGCTGGATTCAAGACATTTCAACGACCGTTTCCGCAATACCTGCCTCAAATGCAACGACCGGGAAATCGCGTCGCTGAACGGGCACGACGTTGCACCGGGCGAAAATGTGCCTGTAAACGAAGTAAAACGCTACGGCACGGAGATATTCGGCCGGTATCACAAGCCCGTATTCGTGACCTGCGGCGAACGCGGCATTATCGCATTCGATAGGGAAGGCTACCACGAGGTTCCGGGCATTCAGTTGAAAGGAAAACTGGATACCGTGGGTGCCGGCGATACGGCGATCAGCGCCATTACGCTTTGCCTTGCGGCCGGGTTGTCGCCCGCAGAGGCAGCACAGTTCGGTAATTTTGCGGCGGCGGTGACGGTACAAAAACTGTTTACTACCGGTACGGCAACCGGCGGGGAAATCGCGGCGGTCGCCAAAGACCCGGATTACATTTACAACGCCGACCTCGCCGAAAACGAGCGCGCCGCCACGTATTATCCCGAAACTGAATTCGAAATTTGCGTGCCCGAAGTCCTTGAAAAGCTCGGACATATACGTTATGCCGTTTTCGATCACGACGGCACGATCAGTACCCTCCGGCAGGGATGGGAGGAAATCATGGAACCGGTGATGATGAAATCCATTCTCGGCGACCAATACGATACCGTCGACGCCGGGACATTCCACAAAGTGCAGGCCGAATGCAAGGCATTTATCCACAAAACGACCGGCATTCAGACTATTTACCAGATGGAAGGACTGGTAAACCTCGTGCGCGAGTTCGGCTTTGTACCCGAGGACCAGATCCTCGACAAGTTCCAGTATAAGGAAATTTACAACGACGGCCTGATGGAAATGGTGAGCAAGCGCATGGAAAAACTCGCCAATGGAGAACTCGGCCAGGAAGATTATACACTGAAAGGGGCCGTTGAGTTTCTGAAACAGCTCAAAGAACGCGGCGTGACAATGTATTTGGCCAGCGGTACCGATGTAGACGATGTGAAAAACGAGGCCCGGATGCTCGGTTATGCCGATTTGTTCGATGGCGGCATTTACGGCGCATTGCGCGATTACACCAAGTTTTCCAAGAAAATGGTGATCGAGAAGATCATCCGCGACAATAACCTGCAAGGTAAGGAGCTGGCGGTATTTGGCGACGGCCCCGACGAAATCCGCGAGGGACGACGTGCGGGCGGTATTTCCGTAGGCATTACAAGCAACGAGGTGCAGCGTTTCGGACATAACCCGGCCAAGCGCCCACGGCTCGTTCGCGCAGGCGCACAGCTGCTGATCCCCGATTTTTCGCAGCACAAAAAGCTGATCAGCCTGCTGTTCCAGGAAAGCGAAAATTACGCCGAAGCCTGA
- a CDS encoding two-component regulator propeller domain-containing protein: MRAFEKRSIAWLIYGLLPLLWCCRNDKTVDNEPPFYRDEPFIQEYHEAYPMKDNDVRAILPDHEGNVWAATAKGVFLKKKDSLTWDQVLDNNANGPSFALARDSSGIIWLGMWSGLYHYQNGAISKVNGPTGPISAICTKAGTVYAIGPNGFWTGNANGFTLQKAAIARSVRDVICDGNDGLWIASDVGLYHWAPSDLKHTYKTDALIAAYTKGLAYNHDGKLWIGGLGGVTIQNNGRKESELRTADGIPSTYVTAVRLAPDSSMWVGTQTGVVRFRKDGSKSLLFSRRWLLDDQINDIAFDGEGNAWIATPQGVSALKKRVMTLASKSAFFYDVLMKRHIRAPWIAGQAHLRIPGDTTSWEPEDDDNDGEFTGNYLAMESFRYAATKDPVARENAKKAFHFLKLLQEVTGTDGFFARTIIPSTWTRMHDGNRTYTERERADELVKEPRFKPVETRWRLSADRQWLWKGDTSSDEMCGHMFGYYYYYTLVADAAEKKVIAAHVGKIIDYLMRHNLNFADTDGKATRWSVWSPDQLNRDPEWLPDRNQNSMEMLAFLKLAQFMTGDTKYRNEYVRLIEKEHYLDNMKEVTKQNPAWFIYFDVILQAYLYPILIHCEKDPERLKFYKNHLEEWFTKRKGDHNPLINFIYNECLGKKSELKNSVDFLIDTSLDLVDWPIDHRKREDIQVVRTPVLEDEQVSELQPASIRLTVRWDKNPWTLTGGNPEVEREPVFWLLPYWMGRYLGMISK; encoded by the coding sequence ATGCGCGCCTTTGAAAAACGATCCATTGCCTGGCTGATTTACGGTTTGCTGCCGTTGCTCTGGTGCTGCCGGAATGATAAGACTGTCGATAACGAACCGCCCTTCTACCGGGATGAACCTTTCATACAGGAATATCACGAGGCTTATCCCATGAAGGATAACGACGTAAGGGCGATTCTGCCTGATCATGAGGGCAACGTGTGGGCAGCCACGGCAAAGGGTGTTTTTCTCAAAAAGAAGGATTCCCTCACATGGGACCAGGTATTGGATAACAATGCAAACGGGCCTTCATTCGCGCTGGCACGAGATTCGTCCGGTATTATTTGGCTGGGCATGTGGAGTGGGTTGTACCATTATCAAAATGGTGCTATTTCCAAAGTGAATGGGCCAACAGGTCCGATTTCGGCCATTTGTACAAAAGCAGGTACGGTATACGCAATCGGCCCGAATGGCTTTTGGACAGGTAATGCGAATGGTTTTACATTACAAAAAGCAGCCATAGCAAGATCCGTTCGTGATGTGATCTGCGACGGAAACGACGGCTTGTGGATAGCCTCCGACGTGGGGCTTTACCACTGGGCTCCATCAGATTTGAAACATACCTATAAAACCGACGCGTTGATCGCCGCTTATACCAAAGGTTTGGCGTACAACCATGACGGAAAACTCTGGATTGGTGGCCTCGGCGGGGTTACCATTCAAAATAATGGTCGAAAAGAATCCGAATTAAGGACTGCGGACGGCATTCCTTCTACTTATGTGACGGCTGTGCGATTAGCTCCCGATAGTTCGATGTGGGTAGGTACACAAACGGGCGTGGTGCGTTTCCGCAAGGACGGAAGCAAATCACTGCTCTTTTCGAGGAGGTGGTTGCTGGACGATCAGATCAACGACATTGCATTCGACGGTGAAGGCAATGCGTGGATCGCCACACCGCAAGGCGTAAGCGCACTCAAAAAGCGTGTAATGACATTGGCCTCCAAAAGCGCATTCTTTTACGACGTGTTGATGAAAAGACATATCCGTGCGCCGTGGATCGCAGGACAGGCGCATTTGCGCATTCCCGGCGATACCACGAGCTGGGAACCCGAAGATGACGATAATGATGGTGAATTTACCGGCAACTATCTGGCGATGGAAAGTTTTCGCTACGCCGCTACCAAAGATCCGGTGGCGAGAGAGAATGCGAAAAAAGCATTCCATTTCCTGAAATTATTGCAGGAAGTGACCGGCACCGACGGTTTCTTCGCACGCACGATCATCCCTTCGACGTGGACGCGCATGCACGACGGCAACCGCACGTACACGGAACGCGAGCGCGCGGACGAGCTCGTCAAAGAGCCGCGGTTCAAACCCGTCGAAACGCGCTGGCGTTTGTCGGCCGACAGGCAATGGCTCTGGAAAGGCGATACGAGCAGTGACGAAATGTGCGGGCACATGTTCGGTTACTACTATTATTATACATTGGTGGCGGATGCGGCCGAGAAAAAGGTCATCGCTGCGCACGTCGGCAAAATCATCGATTACCTGATGCGGCATAATCTGAATTTCGCCGATACGGACGGGAAAGCGACACGGTGGTCGGTGTGGTCGCCGGACCAGCTCAACCGTGACCCGGAATGGCTGCCTGATCGCAACCAGAACTCCATGGAAATGCTTGCCTTTCTGAAACTCGCGCAGTTCATGACCGGTGATACGAAGTACCGGAACGAATACGTCCGTCTTATCGAAAAGGAGCATTACCTCGACAATATGAAGGAAGTGACAAAGCAGAACCCGGCCTGGTTCATTTACTTCGACGTGATATTGCAGGCTTATCTCTATCCGATACTGATCCATTGCGAAAAAGATCCCGAGCGTTTGAAATTTTATAAAAACCATCTGGAAGAATGGTTTACGAAGCGTAAAGGCGACCACAACCCGTTGATCAATTTCATTTACAATGAATGCCTGGGTAAAAAATCGGAGCTGAAAAACTCGGTCGATTTCCTGATCGACACATCGCTGGATCTGGTGGACTGGCCAATCGATCATCGGAAGCGGGAGGATATTCAGGTTGTACGCACACCCGTGCTCGAAGACGAGCAGGTGAGTGAATTGCAGCCCGCCAGCATCCGATTGACCGTTCGTTGGGATAAAAACCCCTGGACACTCACCGGCGGCAATCCCGAAGTGGAACGCGAACCGGTTTTCTGGCTGCTGCCCTACTGGATGGGCCGGTATTTGGGAATGATTTCAAAATAG
- a CDS encoding polysaccharide deacetylase family protein: MKTYLLLINLLLLVMQETSAQQTYAEKLGWPKGSKVVIFHVDDAGMSHYSNEGAKKSIQNGIATSCSIMMPCPWAASFAKYAIANPGMDVGLHLTLTSEWKDYRWPPLNGIAHSEGLVDDEGCMWHTVEDVIKHASPDVVEQEIRVQLNRALKLGLKPTHMDSHMGTLFAHIPYLERYIKIGAEFGIPVMFPGGNNQLLKECLNNPLIKKLKAEGKWKEGMELPEPEITKRSAEFGRKIWAAGLPVLDDLHTISGDWKPDDDNVTPEQWGKYKAQKFIETIRKMQPGVAMMIVHSSDVTDDFKFISASGGSRYADMLSMLDPDLKAFIRSEGIILTTWKEMMERRKKVK, from the coding sequence ATGAAAACCTATCTTTTGCTCATCAACCTGCTATTACTGGTCATGCAAGAAACATCAGCACAACAGACCTATGCCGAAAAACTCGGCTGGCCGAAAGGCTCGAAGGTCGTCATATTCCACGTCGACGACGCGGGAATGTCGCATTACTCGAACGAGGGCGCGAAAAAGTCGATACAGAACGGCATTGCCACCTCTTGCAGCATTATGATGCCTTGTCCCTGGGCTGCTAGTTTTGCCAAATATGCTATCGCCAATCCCGGAATGGATGTCGGCCTGCATCTCACGCTTACTTCGGAATGGAAGGATTATCGCTGGCCGCCGTTGAATGGCATCGCGCATTCCGAAGGGCTCGTGGACGACGAGGGATGCATGTGGCACACGGTGGAGGATGTGATCAAACACGCCAGTCCGGATGTAGTGGAACAGGAAATACGCGTACAACTGAACCGGGCATTGAAACTCGGATTGAAACCCACGCACATGGATTCGCATATGGGCACGCTGTTCGCACATATTCCTTATCTCGAAAGATATATCAAAATAGGCGCGGAATTCGGCATTCCGGTGATGTTTCCCGGCGGGAATAACCAACTGCTGAAAGAATGCCTGAACAACCCATTGATCAAAAAGCTTAAAGCCGAGGGTAAATGGAAAGAGGGAATGGAACTTCCCGAGCCGGAAATTACCAAACGCTCCGCCGAATTCGGACGGAAAATATGGGCAGCCGGCCTGCCGGTACTCGACGACCTGCATACCATCAGCGGTGACTGGAAGCCGGATGACGACAATGTAACCCCGGAGCAATGGGGCAAATACAAAGCTCAAAAATTCATCGAAACAATCCGAAAAATGCAGCCCGGCGTGGCCATGATGATCGTCCACAGCAGCGACGTCACCGATGACTTCAAATTCATCAGCGCCTCCGGAGGATCGCGGTATGCCGATATGCTCTCCATGCTCGACCCGGACCTGAAAGCTTTCATTCGGTCGGAAGGCATCATTCTAACCACCTGGAAAGAGATGATGGAAAGAAGGAAAAAAGTCAAATAA
- a CDS encoding DUF3748 domain-containing protein: MQSCQTDTAEKQITHDLTYHHDLDNNDNFSPDGQWLVYDTRTDDGGIAESARIERVNIETGEKQVLFDIKGNAVWGPGAGAVSYSPEENAVVFIHGLANSTRENPYQQWRRTGVIIHDSRPNVPVYMDARDVTPPYTPGALRGGTHRHEWSGDGQWIGFTYNDAILKALEDSTGEKRNLRTIGVSRKIRAVKVDENTENVSGEWFSALVVRVVPNPGPGSDEISHAASDSWVGTNGYTTTNGKRQIARAFLGTVKDKNGSDVPEVFVVDIPDDITQAGPLGPLEGSATDFPMPPKGAVQRRLTFTANTPHPGCSGIVRSSPDGSQLAFIAKDANGISQIFTISPNGGKPRQITECASDITGNLRWHPDGKHITYVYEGSIVLCEVGEAPFQERTQVLTEPSTAAPGNLVWSPDGKVLAFNRLVKNEAGKGVQQVFVLRLN; encoded by the coding sequence ATGCAATCCTGCCAGACAGACACCGCAGAAAAGCAGATCACGCACGATCTGACCTACCACCACGACCTCGACAATAACGACAACTTTTCGCCGGACGGCCAATGGCTCGTGTATGACACGCGAACCGACGACGGGGGCATTGCGGAGTCGGCGCGGATCGAGCGGGTGAACATCGAAACGGGAGAGAAACAAGTTCTTTTTGATATAAAGGGTAATGCCGTTTGGGGGCCTGGCGCGGGGGCCGTGAGTTACAGTCCAGAGGAAAATGCGGTGGTGTTCATCCATGGCCTGGCCAACAGCACCCGCGAAAATCCCTACCAGCAATGGCGCCGTACCGGTGTGATCATCCACGACTCCCGCCCGAATGTACCTGTATACATGGATGCCCGCGACGTGACGCCCCCGTACACACCCGGCGCATTGCGCGGGGGCACGCACCGGCACGAGTGGAGCGGCGACGGGCAATGGATTGGATTCACTTACAACGACGCCATTCTGAAAGCGCTGGAAGATTCGACCGGCGAGAAGCGAAACTTACGGACGATCGGTGTTTCCAGAAAGATAAGGGCTGTTAAAGTCGATGAAAACACCGAAAATGTGTCCGGTGAATGGTTTAGCGCATTGGTAGTGCGGGTTGTTCCAAACCCCGGGCCGGGAAGCGACGAGATTAGCCATGCGGCTAGCGATAGCTGGGTGGGAACAAACGGATACACCACTACAAACGGCAAAAGACAAATCGCCCGCGCATTTCTCGGCACCGTCAAAGACAAAAACGGCAGCGATGTTCCCGAGGTATTCGTTGTCGATATTCCGGACGACATTACCCAAGCCGGTCCGCTCGGCCCGCTGGAAGGCTCCGCCACCGATTTCCCGATGCCTCCGAAAGGCGCCGTTCAAAGGCGTTTGACATTTACCGCCAATACACCGCATCCGGGTTGCTCCGGCATTGTCCGCTCCTCCCCCGACGGCAGTCAGCTTGCATTCATTGCCAAAGACGCCAATGGTATTAGCCAGATTTTTACGATTTCACCCAACGGCGGGAAGCCGCGCCAGATTACGGAATGCGCTTCCGACATTACCGGCAACCTGCGCTGGCATCCGGATGGGAAGCACATTACTTATGTTTATGAAGGTAGCATTGTGCTTTGTGAGGTTGGAGAAGCGCCTTTTCAGGAACGAACTCAAGTGTTGACCGAACCTTCGACAGCCGCTCCCGGTAATTTGGTCTGGTCGCCGGATGGGAAGGTATTGGCGTTTAACCGGCTGGTAAAGAATGAAGCCGGGAAGGGTGTACAGCAGGTGTTTGTGTTGCGGCTGAATTGA
- a CDS encoding Uma2 family endonuclease → MKQSRNMEAVAERLYSLEEYLAFCETHEGRFEFVNGEIIEMSGETTTSNRIAGNIHFYLRKILQDGPFELYQNAVKLRVEDGKVVRIPDFLICEEKGDAIRYTTLPLLIVEVLSESTVKTDRVDKLREYSSDPSLQYYLMIEQTKCHIDVYIRDGERWYFEFYDKMDDVIKLPYFNADLPLSVVYRKVNF, encoded by the coding sequence TTGAAACAAAGCAGAAATATGGAAGCTGTGGCTGAAAGACTCTATTCGCTGGAAGAATACCTTGCCTTTTGTGAGACTCACGAGGGCCGGTTCGAATTCGTCAACGGGGAAATCATCGAAATGTCTGGAGAAACTACAACTTCCAATCGGATTGCCGGGAATATTCACTTCTATCTGCGAAAAATTTTGCAGGATGGTCCATTTGAACTTTATCAAAACGCCGTGAAGTTGCGCGTAGAAGACGGCAAAGTAGTCCGTATTCCGGATTTTCTCATTTGTGAAGAAAAAGGCGACGCTATTCGGTACACTACTTTGCCGTTGTTGATAGTCGAAGTGTTGTCTGAAAGTACAGTCAAAACCGATCGTGTTGATAAGCTTCGCGAATATTCCTCCGATCCGTCGCTGCAATATTATCTGATGATCGAACAAACCAAATGCCATATCGATGTATACATCCGTGATGGCGAGCGCTGGTATTTCGAGTTCTACGACAAAATGGACGACGTGATCAAGCTACCCTATTTCAATGCAGACTTGCCGCTAAGCGTGGTTTACAGAAAGGTTAACTTTTAA
- a CDS encoding LacI family DNA-binding transcriptional regulator: MEKEITIYDLAKILALSPATVSRALNDHPAINAKTKLLIAEKAAELGYRSNTFASHLRTRKTNTLGVIVPRLNSNFMSTVLAGMEEVANNFGYNLLISQSLESVSKERANAGTMFNSRVDGLLVSVAYDTDSFEHFTTFINRNIPVLFFDRIMDHPQCGAIVIDNEQAGYDATRHLLDQGCRRIMHVTGDLRRNVYADRLKGYKRALAGQGLPQDNRLILSTDLSQEAGREIAEQIDQMEEKPDGLFIVNDLCAAICMQVLKEKGHVIPDDIAIVGFNNDPVSQVVSPQLTTVFYPGYQMGKTAMITMIGQLNGTKPIDHLEPIILRSELIIRRSSIRLQKS, encoded by the coding sequence ATGGAAAAGGAAATTACCATTTACGACCTTGCAAAAATACTTGCGTTGTCACCCGCGACCGTAAGCAGGGCATTGAACGACCATCCAGCAATTAACGCGAAAACCAAATTGCTCATTGCGGAGAAGGCCGCCGAGCTCGGTTATCGTTCCAACACATTTGCGAGCCATTTGCGGACCCGGAAGACCAATACGTTGGGCGTAATCGTACCGAGGCTGAATAGTAATTTTATGTCGACGGTACTCGCGGGAATGGAAGAAGTGGCTAATAATTTCGGGTATAACCTGCTGATAAGCCAGTCGTTAGAGTCCGTGTCGAAAGAGCGGGCCAATGCCGGGACGATGTTCAACAGCCGTGTGGACGGCCTGTTGGTCTCGGTTGCTTATGATACCGATTCATTCGAGCATTTCACGACATTCATCAACCGGAATATCCCCGTCCTCTTCTTCGACCGCATTATGGACCATCCGCAATGCGGCGCCATTGTCATCGATAACGAGCAGGCAGGTTATGACGCAACTCGCCACTTGCTGGATCAGGGCTGCCGGAGGATCATGCACGTCACTGGCGACTTGCGAAGAAATGTATATGCCGATCGGCTGAAAGGGTACAAACGCGCGCTGGCTGGACAAGGTCTGCCGCAGGATAATCGCCTCATTTTATCGACCGACCTGAGCCAGGAGGCAGGTCGTGAGATAGCTGAGCAGATCGATCAAATGGAAGAAAAACCCGATGGTCTTTTTATTGTCAACGACCTTTGCGCGGCGATCTGCATGCAGGTTTTGAAAGAGAAGGGCCACGTAATTCCGGACGATATCGCGATTGTAGGGTTTAACAATGACCCGGTTTCACAAGTAGTATCACCGCAGCTTACCACGGTTTTTTATCCCGGCTATCAAATGGGGAAAACGGCTATGATCACGATGATCGGCCAGCTGAATGGCACCAAGCCTATTGACCATTTGGAACCAATTATCCTCCGCTCAGAATTGATTATCAGAAGGTCGTCGATTCGCCTTCAGAAGTCTTAA
- the uxuA gene encoding mannonate dehydratase — translation MIQTMRWFGPNDPVSLMDIRQAGCSGVVTALHQIPVGDVWTREAIRERISLVEAGNERHTPLKWLVVESLPVHEHIKKGLPTREQYIENYKESLRNLAAEGIRTVCYNFMPVLDWSRTDLTYTLPEGHKTLRFVWEDFALFDLYILQRPDAEKDYDDQVRESARLKLQNMSPADVQTLTNTVLLGLPGSEEAFELANFQELLNAYAAIGDKELRENLYYFIRQVTPVAQELGINLCIHPDDPPRPLLGLPRVVSTEADLAQLMQACDVQANGITFCTGSLGVRADNDLPGMIRRFGDRIHFVHLRTTKREAEDNRNFHEAPHLDGDVDMYEVVKALHKEELRRSAAHYTDNLLPMRPDHGFQMLDDLHKKTYPGYSMIGRLKALAELRGLEMSIARSAREF, via the coding sequence ATGATTCAGACCATGCGCTGGTTTGGCCCTAATGACCCGGTTTCGCTGATGGACATCCGTCAGGCCGGATGCAGTGGCGTCGTTACCGCGCTACATCAGATACCGGTGGGCGATGTCTGGACGAGGGAAGCGATCCGGGAAAGGATCTCGCTCGTCGAGGCGGGCAATGAAAGGCATACCCCGCTCAAATGGCTCGTAGTAGAGAGCCTTCCGGTACATGAGCATATCAAAAAGGGATTGCCGACGCGCGAACAATACATTGAAAACTACAAGGAGTCGTTGCGCAATCTGGCAGCGGAGGGAATCCGGACGGTGTGCTACAATTTCATGCCGGTACTCGACTGGTCGCGCACCGATCTCACTTATACCCTCCCCGAAGGCCACAAAACGCTCAGGTTTGTGTGGGAGGATTTTGCGTTGTTCGATCTCTATATTCTTCAACGCCCCGACGCCGAAAAGGATTACGACGATCAGGTGCGGGAATCGGCAAGGTTGAAATTGCAAAACATGTCGCCAGCCGATGTACAGACACTCACAAATACGGTTTTACTTGGCTTGCCCGGTTCGGAGGAAGCTTTCGAACTGGCGAACTTTCAGGAGTTACTTAACGCATATGCAGCAATCGGCGACAAAGAGCTGCGAGAAAACCTCTATTACTTCATCCGCCAGGTTACGCCGGTGGCACAGGAACTCGGTATTAACCTCTGTATCCATCCGGACGACCCGCCACGGCCATTGCTCGGCTTGCCGCGGGTGGTAAGCACCGAGGCCGACCTCGCGCAACTCATGCAGGCATGCGACGTCCAGGCCAACGGTATTACGTTCTGCACCGGCTCCCTGGGCGTCCGGGCGGACAACGATCTGCCGGGCATGATCCGCCGGTTTGGCGACCGCATTCATTTCGTCCATCTCAGGACTACCAAAAGAGAAGCAGAAGACAACCGGAACTTCCATGAAGCGCCGCATTTGGATGGTGACGTGGATATGTACGAGGTAGTCAAGGCATTACACAAGGAGGAACTGCGCCGCAGCGCGGCACACTATACCGACAATCTGCTGCCCATGCGCCCCGATCACGGGTTTCAAATGCTCGACGATCTGCATAAAAAGACCTATCCGGGCTATTCCATGATCGGACGGCTCAAAGCGCTGGCCGAACTGCGAGGACTGGAAATGAGCATCGCGCGATCGGCCCGTGAGTTTTAA
- a CDS encoding glucose 1-dehydrogenase → MSANSRIETTPSLSIFSLEGKIALVTGGGSGIGLHIAQCLAQAGAQLVITGRREDVLKEALPKLGAGARYFVNDITDLKSLPALIETIENEVGEIDILVNNAGINMKKHAVEVSDEDFDRVVRTNLHAVFSITRECGKRMVERKRGSILMITSMAALYGIDRVVAYTASKSAVGGMVKALTTEFSPYNVRVNAIAPGFIETPMMLTAMNGDPSRRDKAMDRTPMGTWGKPDDIGWAAVFLSSEAAKFITGVSLPVDGGNSIGF, encoded by the coding sequence ATGTCTGCCAATAGTCGAATCGAAACAACACCATCATTGAGTATATTCTCGCTGGAAGGCAAAATTGCCCTCGTAACCGGCGGCGGCAGCGGTATAGGCCTTCATATCGCACAATGCCTCGCACAAGCGGGCGCGCAGCTCGTGATCACGGGCAGGCGCGAGGATGTTTTGAAAGAAGCGCTACCTAAGCTCGGCGCCGGGGCCCGCTATTTTGTGAATGATATTACGGACCTCAAATCGCTTCCGGCATTAATCGAAACGATCGAAAACGAGGTCGGCGAAATCGATATCCTGGTCAATAATGCGGGTATCAACATGAAAAAACACGCCGTGGAAGTGTCCGACGAGGATTTCGACCGCGTCGTCCGGACGAACCTGCACGCCGTTTTCTCGATCACCCGCGAATGCGGCAAACGCATGGTCGAACGCAAGCGCGGCTCCATTCTGATGATCACGTCCATGGCCGCATTATATGGTATCGACCGCGTAGTGGCTTACACCGCATCGAAATCGGCTGTCGGCGGGATGGTAAAGGCGTTGACGACCGAATTTTCCCCTTACAATGTACGTGTCAATGCCATTGCTCCGGGTTTCATCGAAACACCGATGATGCTCACCGCCATGAACGGCGACCCCTCGCGCCGCGACAAGGCCATGGACCGCACACCAATGGGAACCTGGGGGAAACCCGACGACATAGGCTGGGCGGCGGTATTCCTGAGCTCGGAAGCCGCGAAATTCATTACAGGCGTTTCATTGCCTGTGGATGGAGGAAATTCCATTGGATTTTAG